In Pongo abelii isolate AG06213 chromosome X, NHGRI_mPonAbe1-v2.0_pri, whole genome shotgun sequence, one DNA window encodes the following:
- the RAP2C gene encoding ras-related protein Rap-2c isoform X1: MREYKVVVLGSGGVGKSALTVQFVTGTFIEKYDPTIEDFYRKEIEVDSSPSVLEILDTAGTEQFASMRDLYIKNGQGFILVYSLVNQQSFQDIKPMRDQIVRVKRYEKVPLILVGNKVDLEPEREVMSSEGRALAQEWGCPFMETSAKSKSMVDELFAEIVRQMNYSSLPEKQDQCCTTCVVQ; encoded by the exons ATGAGGGAATACAAGGTAGTGGTGTTAGGGAGTGGAGGGGTTGGCAAATCTGCCCTTACTGTGCAGTTTGTCACTGGGACTTTCATTGAGAAATATGACCCCACCATTGAAGATTTCTACCGCAAAGAGATCGAAGTGGACTCTTCCCCGTCCGTGCTGGAAATTCTGGACACCGCAGGAACTGAGCAGTTTGCCTCCATGAGAGATCTCTACATCAAAAACGGCCAAGGTTTCATCCTGGTTTATAGCCTGGTTAATCAACAGTCTTTTCAG GATATCAAGCCAATGAGAGATCAAATTGTCAGAGTGAAGAGATATGAAAAAGTCCCACTAATCCTAGTAGGAAATAAAgtggatctggaaccagaaagaGAGGTTATGTCTTCAGAAGGCAGAGCTCTGGCTCAAGAATGGGGCTGTCCTTTCATGGAGACATCGGCAAAAAGTAAATCAATGGTGGATGAACTTTTTGCTGAGATCGTCAGGCAAATGAACTATTCATCCCTGCCGGAGAAGCAAGATCAGTGTTGTACAACTTGCGTCGTCCAGTAA
- the RAP2C gene encoding ras-related protein Rap-2c isoform X2 codes for MRDLYIKNGQGFILVYSLVNQQSFQDIKPMRDQIVRVKRYEKVPLILVGNKVDLEPEREVMSSEGRALAQEWGCPFMETSAKSKSMVDELFAEIVRQMNYSSLPEKQDQCCTTCVVQ; via the exons ATGAGAGATCTCTACATCAAAAACGGCCAAGGTTTCATCCTGGTTTATAGCCTGGTTAATCAACAGTCTTTTCAG GATATCAAGCCAATGAGAGATCAAATTGTCAGAGTGAAGAGATATGAAAAAGTCCCACTAATCCTAGTAGGAAATAAAgtggatctggaaccagaaagaGAGGTTATGTCTTCAGAAGGCAGAGCTCTGGCTCAAGAATGGGGCTGTCCTTTCATGGAGACATCGGCAAAAAGTAAATCAATGGTGGATGAACTTTTTGCTGAGATCGTCAGGCAAATGAACTATTCATCCCTGCCGGAGAAGCAAGATCAGTGTTGTACAACTTGCGTCGTCCAGTAA